The following proteins are co-located in the Micromonospora coriariae genome:
- the ribD gene encoding bifunctional diaminohydroxyphosphoribosylaminopyrimidine deaminase/5-amino-6-(5-phosphoribosylamino)uracil reductase RibD — translation MASVSVDEAMRRAIELAARGLGTTSPNPVVGCVLLDADGAVVGEGFHAYAGGPHAEIVALAQAGERARGGTAVVTLEPCDHTGRTGPCSTALVQAGVGRVVIAVPDPNPVATGGAATLRSAGVRVDLGIRGDEAEAGNVAWLTSMRRGWPYVIWKYAATVDGRSAAADGTSMWITSEAARIDVHALRGTVDAVIAGVGTVLADDPRLTARNLRDGSLAIRQPLRVVVDSSGRTPADARVRDGAARTWIATAAEVGAGPDGRVDLPALLAALHQRGVRAVLLEGGPRLAGAFLAAGLVDKIVGYVAPRLLGAGPTALVDAGVSTIAEAIDLEFVDVTQIGPDLRITALPRKREG, via the coding sequence ATGGCCAGCGTCTCCGTCGATGAGGCGATGCGACGCGCGATCGAGCTGGCGGCGCGCGGGCTGGGAACCACCAGCCCCAACCCAGTGGTCGGCTGCGTGCTGCTCGACGCGGACGGCGCGGTCGTCGGTGAGGGCTTCCACGCCTACGCCGGCGGGCCGCACGCCGAGATCGTCGCGCTCGCCCAGGCCGGGGAGCGCGCTCGCGGCGGCACGGCGGTGGTCACTCTGGAACCCTGCGACCACACCGGCCGCACAGGCCCCTGCAGCACCGCGCTGGTTCAGGCCGGAGTGGGCCGGGTGGTGATCGCCGTACCCGACCCGAACCCGGTGGCCACCGGCGGCGCCGCCACGCTGCGCTCCGCCGGGGTCCGGGTGGACCTGGGGATACGCGGCGACGAGGCCGAGGCCGGCAACGTCGCCTGGCTGACCTCGATGCGCCGGGGGTGGCCGTACGTGATCTGGAAGTACGCCGCCACGGTGGACGGCCGGTCCGCGGCGGCGGACGGAACCAGCATGTGGATCACCTCGGAGGCGGCCCGGATCGACGTGCACGCGCTGCGCGGCACGGTCGACGCGGTCATCGCCGGGGTCGGCACCGTGCTCGCCGACGATCCCCGACTGACCGCCCGCAACCTGCGCGACGGCAGCCTGGCCATCCGGCAGCCGCTGCGGGTGGTCGTGGACAGCTCGGGGCGTACCCCGGCCGACGCCCGGGTCCGCGACGGCGCCGCACGGACGTGGATCGCGACCGCAGCCGAGGTGGGTGCGGGCCCGGACGGCCGGGTCGACCTGCCGGCGCTGCTCGCGGCGCTGCACCAGCGCGGGGTCCGCGCGGTGCTGCTGGAGGGCGGCCCCCGGCTGGCCGGGGCGTTCCTCGCCGCCGGCCTGGTCGACAAGATCGTCGGGTACGTCGCGCCGCGGCTGCTCGGCGCCGGTCCGACCGCTCTGGTCGACGCCGGGGTGAGCACCATCGCTGAGGCAATTGATCTGGAGTTCGTCGACGTTACGCAGATCGGTCCGGATCTCCGGATCACCGCGTTGCCCCGTAAGAGGGAGGGCTGA
- a CDS encoding response regulator has product MPPTRRRRYVTCGRWRNARLPGPEVDPEGDRKDIILVVDDDEDIARFVEFNLRLHGFEVIHASDGQEALEIIERQRPDLAVVDLMMPRIDGLELTRRLRADPMTSAIPVIMLTAKGMTVDKVHGLSAGADDYLVKPFDTAELVARVSSTLRRNKEFREVSPLTGLPGNSRIRREISDRVRHGVDYAVGYIDIDRFKSVNDRYGFVRGDDFISALARSLHRAVVAVGLPPAFLGHVGGDDFVIVCAPDQVRSLTSRAVVDFEKAADTLYDPTDRERGFVELKDRRGTIRRAALVTLSIGVSLSDAGKRFTDPLEAIAVASEMKTVAKSQPGSYVAVDRRRGVT; this is encoded by the coding sequence GTGCCGCCGACCCGGCGGAGGCGGTACGTCACCTGCGGGCGCTGGCGGAACGCGCGGCTCCCGGGGCCTGAGGTGGACCCCGAGGGTGACCGCAAGGACATCATCCTCGTCGTGGACGACGACGAGGACATCGCCCGTTTCGTCGAGTTCAACCTGCGGCTGCACGGCTTCGAGGTGATCCACGCCAGCGACGGCCAGGAGGCCCTCGAGATAATCGAGCGGCAGCGGCCCGACCTGGCCGTGGTCGACCTGATGATGCCCCGGATCGACGGGCTGGAGCTGACCCGGCGGCTGCGCGCCGACCCGATGACCTCCGCGATACCGGTGATCATGTTGACGGCCAAGGGGATGACCGTCGACAAGGTGCACGGGCTCAGCGCCGGCGCCGACGACTACCTGGTCAAGCCGTTCGACACCGCCGAGCTGGTGGCCCGGGTCTCGTCGACCCTGCGGCGCAACAAGGAGTTCCGGGAGGTCTCCCCGCTGACCGGGCTGCCCGGCAACAGCCGGATCCGCCGGGAGATCAGCGACCGGGTCCGGCACGGGGTGGACTACGCGGTCGGCTACATCGACATCGACCGGTTCAAGAGCGTCAACGACCGGTACGGCTTCGTCCGCGGCGACGACTTCATCTCCGCGCTGGCCCGCAGCCTGCACCGGGCGGTGGTGGCGGTGGGCCTGCCACCGGCCTTCCTCGGCCACGTCGGTGGCGACGACTTCGTCATCGTCTGCGCCCCGGACCAGGTCCGCTCGCTGACCTCCCGGGCGGTGGTCGACTTCGAGAAGGCGGCCGACACGCTCTACGACCCGACCGACCGCGAGCGCGGCTTCGTCGAGCTGAAGGACCGGCGCGGCACCATCCGTCGCGCGGCCCTGGTCACCCTCTCCATCGGCGTCTCCCTCTCCGACGCCGGCAAGCGGTTCACCGACCCGCTCGAGGCGATCGCGGTGGCCTCCGAGATGAAGACGGTGGCCAAGAGCCAGCCCGGGTCGTACGTGGCGGTGGACCGGCGGCGCGGCGTCACGTGA
- the rpe gene encoding ribulose-phosphate 3-epimerase has product MTVPPPIVAPSILAADFAHLAEEVRAVEDAADWLHVDVMDNHFVPNLTIGLPVVQSLRAVTALPFDVHLMIEDPRRWAPGYADAGAYNVTFHAEACDDPVALAKDLRSAGAKAGLAIDRDTPIEPYLELLPSFDTLLIMTIKAGFGGQRFIPQLLDKVRAARGHVDAGHLELRIEVDGGIAADTIEQAAAAGADAFVAGTAVYGAADPAEAVRHLRALAERAAPGA; this is encoded by the coding sequence GTGACCGTACCGCCGCCAATCGTCGCGCCGAGCATCCTGGCCGCCGATTTCGCCCACCTCGCCGAAGAGGTCCGTGCCGTCGAGGACGCCGCGGACTGGTTGCACGTGGACGTGATGGACAACCACTTCGTGCCGAACCTGACCATCGGTCTGCCCGTGGTGCAGAGCCTGCGGGCCGTCACCGCGCTGCCGTTCGACGTGCACCTGATGATCGAGGACCCGCGTCGGTGGGCCCCCGGCTACGCCGACGCCGGGGCGTACAACGTGACCTTCCACGCCGAGGCGTGCGACGACCCGGTGGCGCTCGCCAAGGACCTGCGTTCCGCCGGCGCGAAGGCCGGGCTGGCCATCGACCGGGACACCCCGATCGAGCCGTATCTGGAGCTGCTGCCCAGCTTCGACACCCTGCTGATCATGACGATCAAGGCCGGTTTCGGTGGGCAGCGGTTCATCCCGCAACTGCTGGACAAGGTCCGCGCCGCCCGCGGGCACGTCGACGCCGGGCACCTGGAGTTGCGTATCGAGGTGGACGGTGGGATCGCCGCCGACACCATCGAGCAGGCGGCCGCCGCGGGCGCCGACGCGTTCGTGGCCGGCACCGCCGTCTACGGTGCCGCCGACCCGGCGGAGGCGGTACGTCACCTGCGGGCGCTGGCGGAACGCGCGGCTCCCGGGGCCTGA
- a CDS encoding septum formation family protein, whose protein sequence is MRRWLGALALAGATTMLLAGCGPARGADGDLTDDWPALRAPKPFTPATDTCLPRITSIVQASTYETVDCARSHLAEAIHVGAFAGPAALAATRPQPGSKALRTARAECDQRAREVLGGDWHTARLTLSLSLPSAPAWSGGARWFRCDLSETDSIDNTRPVNRTGSLRGALIGDTPLTHRCFDPKLIGDNLNYMAPVLCTEPHRAEFVGVYLERDMSWADFTRSADQAHQRCMALIATYAAVPNNSDLPYRAGSIYYPPSQREWEEGDRGVRCFLWSDDRKLTRSMRNAGPQGLPAI, encoded by the coding sequence ATGCGACGGTGGCTCGGAGCGCTGGCGCTGGCCGGCGCCACGACGATGCTGCTGGCCGGCTGCGGGCCGGCGCGAGGCGCCGACGGTGACCTCACCGACGACTGGCCGGCGCTGCGGGCCCCGAAACCGTTCACCCCCGCCACCGACACCTGCCTGCCCCGGATCACCTCGATCGTGCAGGCCAGCACGTACGAGACGGTGGACTGCGCCCGCAGCCACCTGGCCGAGGCGATCCACGTCGGCGCCTTCGCCGGCCCCGCCGCACTCGCCGCCACCCGGCCGCAGCCGGGATCGAAGGCACTGCGGACCGCCCGCGCCGAATGCGACCAGCGGGCCCGGGAGGTGCTCGGCGGCGACTGGCACACGGCGCGGCTCACCCTGTCCCTCTCGCTGCCCTCCGCACCCGCCTGGAGCGGCGGCGCGCGCTGGTTCCGCTGCGACCTCAGCGAGACCGACAGCATCGACAACACCCGGCCGGTGAACCGCACCGGCAGCCTGCGCGGCGCGTTGATCGGTGACACACCACTGACGCACAGGTGCTTCGACCCCAAGCTGATCGGCGACAACCTCAACTACATGGCGCCGGTGCTCTGCACGGAACCGCACCGCGCCGAGTTCGTCGGCGTCTACCTGGAACGGGACATGAGCTGGGCCGACTTCACCCGCTCCGCCGACCAGGCGCACCAGCGCTGCATGGCCCTGATCGCCACGTACGCCGCGGTGCCGAACAACAGCGACCTGCCGTACCGGGCCGGGTCCATCTACTACCCGCCGTCACAGCGGGAGTGGGAGGAGGGTGACCGTGGGGTGCGCTGTTTCCTGTGGAGTGACGACCGCAAACTCACCCGCTCGATGCGCAATGCGGGCCCACAGGGACTACCCGCGATCTGA
- a CDS encoding septum formation family protein, with product MRRWLAALAVGTTAALALTGCGAPAGVDRNLIDDWPAPVAAQQFVPAAEVCHHDAQQVGYLTGYNPVACTESHRVETMHVGTLTGPGTDRGTPPPPGSVGMRTAQASCDKEISKAVGADWRSGRLGLTVVLPSAQAWAGGARWYRCDVTEIASIDDTSVGLRTGSLRGALTGAAPLAYRCFNPKLVKDDIDEMVPVSCTSRHHAEFVGIWQAPDISYAEFNRTTKRTHRACQTVTARYAKVPDNSQLDFRTGTIYYQPYEQEWKNGNRGVQCFLWISDRNLTRSMKGAGTKGLPVT from the coding sequence ATGCGACGGTGGTTGGCGGCGCTCGCCGTGGGCACGACGGCGGCCCTGGCGCTGACCGGATGCGGCGCGCCCGCCGGAGTCGACCGGAACCTCATCGACGACTGGCCGGCGCCCGTCGCGGCGCAGCAGTTCGTTCCCGCCGCCGAGGTCTGCCACCACGACGCCCAGCAGGTCGGCTATCTGACCGGATACAACCCGGTGGCGTGCACCGAGTCGCACCGGGTGGAGACCATGCACGTCGGCACGCTCACCGGCCCGGGCACGGACCGCGGAACACCCCCGCCGCCCGGCTCGGTCGGCATGCGGACCGCGCAGGCCAGCTGTGACAAGGAGATCAGCAAGGCGGTGGGTGCCGACTGGCGCTCCGGGCGCCTCGGCCTGACCGTCGTGCTGCCGTCCGCGCAGGCCTGGGCCGGTGGCGCCCGTTGGTACCGCTGTGACGTCACCGAGATCGCCAGCATCGACGACACCTCCGTCGGCCTGCGCACCGGCAGCCTGCGGGGCGCGCTGACCGGCGCGGCGCCGCTGGCGTACCGCTGCTTCAACCCCAAGCTGGTCAAGGACGACATCGACGAGATGGTGCCGGTCTCCTGCACCAGCCGGCACCACGCCGAGTTCGTCGGGATCTGGCAGGCCCCGGACATCAGCTACGCCGAGTTCAACCGCACCACAAAGCGGACCCACCGGGCCTGCCAGACGGTGACCGCCAGGTACGCCAAGGTGCCGGACAACTCCCAGCTCGACTTCCGTACCGGAACGATCTACTACCAGCCGTACGAGCAGGAGTGGAAGAACGGCAACCGCGGCGTGCAGTGCTTCCTGTGGATCAGCGACCGGAACCTGACCCGCTCGATGAAGGGCGCCGGCACCAAGGGCCTCCCGGTCACCTGA
- a CDS encoding RsmB/NOP family class I SAM-dependent RNA methyltransferase, translating to MTAPEGTRPTRGGPSAGRGGDRRPVRPPLDRPRRAAYEAVAAVHRDDAFANLVLPTILREEGLYGRDAAFATELTYGTLRHLGTLDAILTDAAGRDVARIDPPVRDALRLGAYQLLHTRVPPHAAVSSTVDLVRAVAPGATGFANAVLREVSTLDVDGWVAKLAPPMETDPVGHLALAYSHPQWIVRAFSEALGGDLGETARLLIEDNERPPVHLCARPGLIDPVELADQVGGAPGAFSPYAVYLPGGAPGDVPAVVDGRAHVQDEGSQLVAGALADAPLDGPDGRWLDLCAGPGGKAGLLGALAAQRGARVTAVEVAEHRARLVSQATRGLPVTVLAMDGREVGADPKLPEGHFDRVLVDAPCTGLGSLRRRPESRWRRQPSDLPPLTRLQRELLGAALRAVRPGGLVAYVTCSPHTVETHVTVTEAARRSGVPVDFVDARPLLPAGMPGLGDGPTVQLWPHRHGTDAMFLAVLRRG from the coding sequence GTGACCGCCCCGGAGGGAACGCGCCCGACGCGTGGCGGCCCGTCGGCCGGGCGCGGCGGGGACCGCCGGCCGGTCCGGCCGCCGCTGGACCGCCCGCGGCGCGCGGCGTACGAGGCGGTCGCCGCGGTGCACCGCGACGACGCGTTCGCCAACCTGGTGCTGCCCACCATCCTGCGCGAGGAGGGGCTGTACGGCCGGGACGCGGCCTTCGCCACCGAGCTGACCTACGGCACCCTGCGCCACCTGGGCACCCTGGACGCGATCCTGACCGACGCGGCCGGCCGGGACGTGGCCCGGATCGACCCGCCGGTACGCGACGCGCTGCGCCTCGGGGCGTACCAGCTGCTGCACACCCGGGTGCCCCCGCACGCCGCGGTCTCGTCGACCGTGGACCTGGTCCGCGCGGTCGCGCCGGGCGCCACCGGGTTCGCCAACGCGGTGCTGCGCGAGGTGTCCACCCTCGATGTGGACGGCTGGGTGGCGAAGCTCGCCCCGCCGATGGAGACCGACCCGGTCGGGCACCTGGCGCTGGCGTACAGCCATCCGCAGTGGATCGTGCGGGCGTTCTCCGAGGCGCTCGGCGGCGATCTGGGCGAGACGGCCCGACTGCTGATCGAGGACAATGAGCGCCCGCCGGTGCACCTGTGCGCCCGGCCCGGCCTCATCGACCCGGTGGAGCTGGCCGACCAGGTCGGCGGGGCGCCCGGCGCGTTCTCGCCGTACGCCGTCTACCTGCCCGGTGGCGCGCCCGGCGACGTGCCGGCGGTGGTCGACGGCCGGGCCCATGTCCAGGACGAGGGCTCCCAGCTGGTGGCCGGCGCGCTCGCCGACGCGCCGCTGGACGGCCCGGACGGACGCTGGCTGGACCTGTGTGCCGGTCCGGGCGGCAAGGCCGGGCTGCTCGGCGCGCTGGCCGCGCAGCGTGGCGCCCGGGTGACCGCGGTGGAGGTGGCCGAGCACCGGGCGCGGCTGGTCTCCCAGGCGACCCGGGGTCTGCCGGTGACGGTCCTGGCGATGGACGGCCGTGAGGTCGGTGCGGACCCGAAGCTGCCGGAGGGGCACTTCGACCGGGTGCTGGTGGACGCCCCGTGCACCGGGCTGGGGTCGCTGCGCCGCCGGCCGGAGTCGCGCTGGCGTCGGCAGCCCTCGGACCTGCCGCCGCTGACCCGGCTGCAACGGGAGCTGCTCGGTGCGGCGCTGCGCGCGGTCCGTCCGGGTGGGCTGGTCGCCTACGTCACCTGCTCGCCGCACACCGTGGAGACCCACGTGACGGTGACCGAGGCGGCTCGCCGCAGCGGGGTGCCGGTCGACTTCGTGGACGCCCGGCCGCTGCTGCCGGCCGGGATGCCGGGTCTGGGGGACGGCCCCACCGTGCAGCTCTGGCCGCACCGGCACGGCACCGACGCGATGTTCCTGGCCGTCCTGCGCCGAGGCTGA
- the fmt gene encoding methionyl-tRNA formyltransferase yields MRVIFAGTPAVAVPALAAVAASRHELVAVVTRPDAPAGRGRGLSRSPVGEWADEHGVEVLTPARPRDPEFLDRLRELAPDCVPVVAYGALVPPAALEIPRYGWINLHFSLLPAWRGAAPVQHAVLHGDELTGASVFQLEQGLDTGPVFGTLTDEIHPGDTSGDLLERLAVSGAGLLVAVLDAIADGAARAEPQPAGGVSLAPKLTVEDARVRWTDPAFAVDRRIRACTPAPGAWTTFRGERVKLGPVVAAADGPDLKPGELLVEKARVLAGTATVPVRLGEVRAAGKRAMPATDWARGVRVSTGEEFA; encoded by the coding sequence ATGCGTGTGATCTTCGCCGGTACGCCGGCCGTCGCGGTCCCCGCCCTGGCAGCCGTCGCCGCCTCCCGGCACGAGCTGGTCGCGGTGGTCACCCGGCCGGACGCGCCCGCCGGACGCGGGCGCGGCCTGTCCCGCTCCCCGGTCGGCGAGTGGGCCGACGAGCACGGCGTCGAGGTGCTCACCCCCGCCCGCCCCCGTGACCCGGAGTTCCTGGACCGGCTGCGCGAGCTCGCCCCGGACTGCGTGCCGGTGGTCGCCTACGGCGCGCTGGTGCCGCCGGCCGCGCTGGAGATCCCCAGGTACGGCTGGATCAACCTGCACTTCTCGCTGCTTCCCGCCTGGCGCGGCGCCGCTCCCGTGCAGCACGCGGTGCTGCACGGCGACGAGTTGACCGGGGCCAGCGTCTTCCAGCTGGAGCAGGGCCTGGACACCGGTCCGGTCTTCGGCACCCTGACCGACGAGATCCACCCCGGCGACACCTCCGGTGACCTGCTGGAGCGCCTCGCCGTGTCGGGCGCCGGGCTGCTGGTGGCGGTGCTCGACGCGATCGCCGACGGCGCCGCCCGTGCCGAGCCGCAGCCGGCCGGCGGCGTGTCGCTGGCACCGAAACTGACAGTGGAGGACGCCCGGGTGCGCTGGACCGACCCGGCCTTCGCTGTGGACCGGCGGATCCGGGCCTGCACCCCGGCCCCGGGCGCCTGGACGACCTTCCGGGGCGAGCGGGTGAAGCTCGGCCCGGTGGTGGCGGCGGCCGACGGCCCCGACCTGAAGCCGGGGGAGCTGCTGGTGGAGAAGGCCCGGGTGCTGGCCGGCACGGCCACCGTGCCGGTGCGACTGGGCGAGGTCCGGGCCGCCGGCAAGCGGGCCATGCCGGCGACCGACTGGGCGCGTGGCGTCCGGGTCAGCACCGGCGAGGAGTTCGCGTGA
- the def gene encoding peptide deformylase, with protein sequence MTVQPIRLFGDPVLRTPADPVVDFDVELRRLIADLTDTMREQSGAGLAAPQLGVGLRVFAFDVDDVLGHLVNPVLEFPDEEEQDGPEGCLSIPGLYFDTKRRQNVIAKGFNGYGDPLQIVGTGLMARCVQHETDHLDGVLFLDRLDAAGRKEAMKAIRQAEWYDPSAPPVVKVNPHAAGSPFGLGR encoded by the coding sequence GTGACCGTCCAGCCCATCCGTCTGTTTGGGGATCCGGTGCTGCGCACGCCGGCCGATCCGGTCGTCGACTTCGACGTCGAACTGCGTAGGCTCATCGCCGATCTGACCGACACGATGCGGGAGCAGAGTGGCGCCGGCCTGGCCGCGCCGCAGCTCGGTGTGGGCCTGCGGGTGTTCGCCTTCGACGTCGACGACGTGTTGGGGCACCTGGTCAATCCGGTGCTCGAGTTCCCCGACGAGGAGGAGCAGGACGGCCCGGAGGGCTGCCTGTCCATTCCCGGGCTGTACTTCGACACCAAGCGCCGGCAGAACGTCATCGCCAAGGGCTTCAACGGCTACGGCGACCCGCTGCAGATCGTCGGCACCGGGCTGATGGCGCGCTGCGTGCAGCACGAGACCGACCACCTCGACGGCGTGCTCTTCCTGGACCGGCTCGACGCCGCCGGTCGCAAGGAGGCGATGAAGGCGATCCGCCAGGCCGAGTGGTACGACCCGTCGGCCCCGCCGGTGGTCAAGGTCAACCCGCACGCCGCGGGCAGCCCCTTCGGTCTGGGTCGGTGA
- a CDS encoding cytochrome P450, producing the protein MEAAEALTLLMSPQGRVDPYPTYERLRAHGPVVQALPGLYVVTGYPEVDELLRDPRLGVLDDALRDQVWPNWRESPAISSIARSMLRTNPPDHSRMRRLAAGAFSPRRIAGMRDVVRAQAEALLDDMLDRAADGAPVDVLADFAYPLPVGVICALLGVPATDRPLFRRWAGDLTGVLEPEITAEELAVADAGAAELRAYFAELVAARRRTPADDLTTALVQVHDTDGDRLTGDELLANLVVLLVAGFETTTNLLGNGLVVLLRHPEAAAELRADPGLAPAYVEELLRYDSPVQLTTRTSTAPVRCGGLDLPAGSTALLLLGAANRDPRRFPDPQRFDPTRDQAHPLSFGAGPHYCLGAGLARLEAQLAFPMLLRRLPDLALAGAPRHRTRLTLRGYQSLPVTLGTPAVADRGTPAGAHPGTP; encoded by the coding sequence ATGGAGGCTGCCGAGGCGCTCACACTGCTCATGTCGCCGCAGGGGCGGGTCGACCCGTATCCGACGTACGAGCGGCTGCGGGCGCACGGGCCGGTGGTGCAGGCCCTGCCCGGCCTGTACGTGGTGACCGGCTATCCGGAGGTCGACGAGCTGCTGCGCGATCCCCGGCTCGGGGTGCTGGACGACGCGCTGCGGGACCAGGTCTGGCCGAACTGGCGCGAGAGCCCGGCGATCTCGTCGATCGCCCGGTCCATGCTGCGGACCAACCCGCCGGACCACAGCCGGATGCGCCGGCTCGCCGCGGGCGCGTTCAGCCCGCGCCGGATCGCCGGGATGCGCGACGTGGTGCGTGCCCAGGCCGAGGCCCTGCTCGACGACATGCTGGACCGTGCCGCGGACGGCGCGCCCGTCGACGTGCTGGCCGACTTCGCGTACCCGCTGCCGGTGGGCGTGATCTGCGCGCTGCTCGGCGTGCCGGCCACCGACCGGCCGCTGTTCCGCCGCTGGGCCGGCGACCTGACCGGGGTGCTGGAGCCGGAGATCACCGCCGAGGAGCTGGCCGTCGCCGACGCCGGCGCCGCCGAGCTGCGCGCGTACTTCGCTGAGCTGGTCGCCGCCCGCCGCCGCACGCCGGCCGACGACCTGACCACCGCGCTGGTCCAGGTGCACGACACCGACGGCGACCGGCTCACCGGCGACGAGCTGCTGGCCAACCTGGTGGTGCTGCTGGTCGCCGGCTTCGAGACCACCACCAACCTGCTCGGCAACGGGCTGGTGGTGCTGCTGCGGCACCCGGAGGCCGCCGCCGAGCTGCGCGCCGACCCCGGGCTCGCCCCGGCGTACGTCGAGGAGCTGCTTCGCTACGACTCGCCTGTGCAGTTGACCACCCGGACCAGCACCGCGCCGGTGCGCTGCGGCGGGTTGGACCTGCCGGCCGGCAGCACGGCGCTGCTGCTGCTCGGGGCTGCCAACCGCGACCCGCGCCGGTTCCCCGACCCGCAGCGCTTCGACCCGACCCGCGACCAGGCGCACCCGCTCTCCTTCGGCGCCGGCCCGCACTACTGTCTCGGCGCCGGGCTGGCCCGGTTGGAGGCGCAGTTGGCCTTCCCGATGCTGCTGCGCCGGCTGCCCGATCTGGCCCTGGCGGGGGCGCCCCGACACCGCACCCGGCTGACCCTGCGCGGGTACCAGAGCCTGCCGGTGACGCTGGGCACACCCGCGGTGGCCGATCGAGGTACGCCGGCCGGCGCCCACCCGGGCACTCCGTAG
- a CDS encoding AAA family ATPase has translation MTVRHSIVFNGDLGSGKSTVSVEIAKRLGMRRVSVGDLYREMAQQRQMTALQLNLHAELDQAVDGYVDQLQRDIAASGERLIMDSRLAWHFFTDALKVHMITEPGEAARRVLARPSGPAESYATLEEAKAKLRERSESERNRFIIRYGVDKARLRNYDLICDTTRAPASEVVEHIIAVYEGTLGGEVLRDDPPLLLLDPARVYPTEDIATLRGLWDSEFVGDVAEAGDEALEPLKIGFTGEYFFVVDGHRRLSAALQNGFSLVPAQLVAEVDEPVVGGMSAIDYFRAQVRPGLVYDWEAAHKIQLPLPEPALLGGDAVLAGDPGASA, from the coding sequence GTGACCGTTCGACACTCGATCGTCTTCAACGGCGACCTCGGCAGCGGCAAGAGCACCGTGTCGGTGGAGATCGCCAAGCGGCTCGGCATGCGCCGGGTGAGCGTGGGTGACCTCTACCGGGAGATGGCGCAGCAGCGACAGATGACCGCGCTGCAGCTCAACCTGCACGCCGAGCTCGACCAGGCCGTCGACGGCTACGTCGACCAGCTCCAGCGGGACATCGCCGCCTCCGGCGAGCGCCTCATCATGGACTCCCGGCTGGCGTGGCACTTCTTCACCGACGCGCTCAAGGTGCACATGATCACCGAGCCCGGTGAGGCAGCCCGCCGGGTGTTGGCGCGGCCCTCCGGGCCGGCGGAGAGCTACGCCACGCTGGAGGAGGCCAAGGCCAAGCTGCGCGAGCGCAGCGAGAGCGAGCGCAACCGGTTCATCATCCGGTACGGGGTGGACAAGGCCCGGCTGCGTAACTATGACCTGATCTGCGACACCACCCGTGCGCCCGCGTCCGAGGTGGTCGAGCACATCATCGCCGTGTACGAGGGGACGCTCGGCGGTGAGGTGCTGCGCGACGACCCGCCGCTGCTGCTGCTGGACCCGGCCCGGGTCTACCCGACCGAGGACATCGCCACCCTGCGCGGGCTGTGGGACTCCGAGTTCGTCGGCGACGTGGCCGAGGCCGGCGACGAGGCGCTGGAGCCGTTGAAGATCGGGTTCACCGGTGAGTACTTCTTCGTCGTCGACGGCCACCGCCGCCTGAGCGCCGCCCTGCAGAACGGCTTCTCCCTGGTCCCCGCCCAGCTCGTAGCGGAGGTCGACGAGCCGGTGGTCGGCGGAATGAGCGCTATCGACTACTTCCGCGCGCAGGTGCGTCCCGGCCTGGTCTACGACTGGGAGGCCGCCCACAAGATCCAGCTGCCGCTGCCGGAGCCCGCGCTGCTCGGCGGCGACGCGGTCCTCGCGGGGGACCCGGGCGCCAGCGCCTGA